The Shewanella sp. KX20019 genome window below encodes:
- the flgC gene encoding flagellar basal body rod protein FlgC translates to MSFSEIYQIAGAGMNAQTIRLNTVASNLANAGAAAESPEEAFRALKPVFSTIYKQTQEGQVAGAHVEVSAIVESAAPLDLRYEPDHPFADEQGYVAYSNVNTVEEMADMMAASRSFETNVEIMNRARSMQQGLLQLGAK, encoded by the coding sequence ATGTCATTTTCAGAAATTTACCAGATTGCCGGTGCCGGCATGAATGCTCAAACCATTCGCCTCAATACGGTTGCCAGCAACTTAGCCAATGCGGGCGCTGCGGCAGAAAGCCCTGAAGAGGCTTTTCGTGCATTGAAACCTGTTTTTTCAACCATCTATAAACAGACTCAAGAGGGTCAGGTCGCAGGTGCTCATGTGGAAGTTTCCGCCATTGTGGAATCAGCTGCACCGCTGGATCTACGCTACGAACCGGACCACCCCTTTGCCGATGAGCAAGGTTATGTAGCCTACTCCAACGTCAATACCGTTGAAGAGATGGCCGATATGATGGCAGCTAGCCGTTCATTTGAAACCAACGTTGAAATCATGAACCGCGCTCGCTCTATGCAGCAAGGTTTACTGCAATTAGGAGCGAAATGA
- a CDS encoding flagellar basal body rod protein FlgB, which yields MAINLDAALGIHPHTLDFRVERSKMLAGNLANAETPGYKARDLDFKTVMLQINAGMSPDRNYQESFRVPYQTSSDQNTVELGQEQARYSQNAMDYQTSLTFLNMKISGLRTAIEGQ from the coding sequence ATGGCTATCAACCTTGATGCCGCATTAGGTATTCACCCGCACACTTTAGACTTTAGAGTTGAGCGCAGCAAGATGCTGGCAGGTAACTTAGCCAATGCCGAAACTCCCGGTTACAAGGCGCGTGATCTCGACTTTAAAACAGTGATGCTACAGATCAATGCAGGTATGTCTCCAGACCGAAACTACCAAGAAAGCTTTCGAGTTCCTTATCAAACCTCAAGCGACCAAAACACCGTCGAATTAGGGCAAGAGCAAGCTCGATATTCGCAAAACGCCATGGATTATCAAACCAGTCTGACCTTCCTCAATATGAAGATCTCAGGTTTACGCACTGCTATCGAAGGTCAATAA
- the flgA gene encoding flagellar basal body P-ring formation chaperone FlgA translates to MAYSCVWRKIGTCISYFLLGTACLFPQLSVAQDATDAALQIEDEFKQLLSIELVDWQQQAGLTKLKSRLDIKVPSGAKRLVKCSSALMIEPAKSVPLGNVQRKVSCEPMGWSLYVRASVDVKAKLPVANRVLKRGEQITMADIDWKLVKLGAADRDLVTDIEQIVGRQVVRKLRRYKPIKALQLSAPQWVNIGDRVIIEARSNGFYANMPGEALEGGGEGKAIRVKNLSSGKIISAYPIAKGRVATLF, encoded by the coding sequence GTGGCTTATTCTTGTGTGTGGCGAAAGATCGGAACCTGTATTTCCTACTTCCTCCTCGGTACTGCCTGTTTATTTCCGCAGCTGAGTGTGGCCCAAGATGCAACTGATGCAGCGCTACAAATTGAAGATGAATTTAAACAATTATTATCAATAGAATTGGTTGATTGGCAGCAGCAAGCCGGGCTGACTAAACTCAAATCGAGACTCGATATCAAAGTGCCGTCGGGGGCTAAAAGACTGGTAAAGTGCTCGTCGGCATTGATGATTGAGCCCGCCAAGAGTGTTCCTTTAGGTAATGTGCAGCGCAAGGTGAGTTGTGAGCCAATGGGCTGGAGCTTATATGTACGGGCATCGGTCGATGTCAAAGCCAAGCTGCCGGTGGCCAATCGTGTGCTCAAGCGTGGTGAGCAGATCACTATGGCGGATATTGACTGGAAATTGGTAAAACTGGGCGCTGCAGACAGAGATTTAGTGACCGATATTGAGCAGATTGTTGGCCGACAAGTGGTGCGAAAATTACGCCGTTATAAACCGATTAAAGCGCTGCAATTAAGTGCACCTCAGTGGGTTAATATTGGTGACCGAGTAATTATTGAGGCCCGCAGTAATGGATTTTATGCCAACATGCCAGGTGAAGCGCTGGAAGGCGGCGGAGAGGGCAAAGCGATCCGGGTTAAGAATTTGAGCTCGGGTAAAATCATCTCCGCCTATCCGATAGCAAAAGGGCGGGTTGCCACCCTATTTTAA
- the flgM gene encoding flagellar biosynthesis anti-sigma factor FlgM, protein MDISKVSSMLNAEMGMSKSKTQSAAPMPEKPVAVPIKAQQEVSEDCKLLEHTKYSLEQLPDFDLNKVEQIRQSLVDGSFELNLQQLAETMVQQHG, encoded by the coding sequence ATGGACATTAGCAAAGTAAGCAGCATGCTAAATGCTGAAATGGGCATGAGCAAAAGCAAGACGCAAAGTGCGGCCCCAATGCCAGAAAAGCCAGTGGCAGTGCCGATTAAGGCGCAGCAAGAAGTCAGCGAAGATTGCAAATTATTGGAGCATACTAAATACAGCTTAGAGCAGTTGCCTGACTTTGATCTGAATAAAGTGGAGCAGATCCGTCAGTCATTAGTGGATGGTAGTTTTGAGCTAAATCTGCAACAGCTGGCTGAAACTATGGTGCAACAACATGGTTGA
- a CDS encoding flagellar protein FlgN, which translates to MVDSVVTTNKRELVQRIVRGIRQDIEGYKQLKSLLKRQRELMQRRDNNGLTYHNQHQAELCDNLMRKASERRKMLEALGFSGTASGMAILIRKLPASSAAEVSQLWENLLLLVKDSQSANESNGQLLVAQQEIINQLLNRDNDTTIDYGEAR; encoded by the coding sequence ATGGTTGATTCCGTAGTAACCACTAACAAGCGTGAGCTAGTTCAACGTATTGTACGTGGCATTCGTCAAGATATCGAAGGTTATAAACAGCTAAAGAGTTTATTGAAACGGCAACGGGAATTGATGCAACGCCGAGATAATAACGGTCTAACCTACCATAACCAACATCAGGCAGAGCTGTGCGATAACTTGATGCGCAAAGCCAGCGAACGTCGCAAAATGTTAGAAGCCTTAGGTTTTTCAGGTACCGCCAGCGGTATGGCAATCTTGATCCGTAAGTTACCTGCGTCATCGGCTGCTGAGGTTTCGCAATTGTGGGAAAATCTACTGTTATTGGTCAAAGATAGCCAATCGGCCAACGAATCTAATGGTCAGTTATTAGTGGCACAGCAAGAGATCATCAATCAATTACTGAATCGAGATAATGATACAACTATCGATTACGGTGAAGCACGTTAA
- a CDS encoding FliI/YscN family ATPase, protein MLKLSADILNWPKVPVAQVYGRLTRVNGLLLEAVGCQLGTGDRCHIECRDNHLVEAEVVGFYKDTLCLMPIEPTSGLMPGARVMPIEGRYQIPTGPGLLGRVLDGLGQPLDDLGCIKHIPQVPLQFKTTNPLKRTPIRQPLDVGIRAINALLPVGRGQRLGLFAGSGVGKSVLLGMMTRFTEADIVVVGLIGERGREVREFIEESLGEEGRKRAVVVAAPADTTPLMRMRAMRLCHHIAAGYRDQGKHVLMLVDSLTRYAQAQREIALSLGEPPATKGYPPSAFAQLPSLVEMAGNSQHPTGTLTAFYTVLTEGDDQQDPIADAARAILDGHIVLNRKLAEQGHFPAIDIGASVSRLATQVAQPNTLKQGQWFRHLNGRYNEVKDLLPLGGYQAGNDAEMDMAVSAYPQMAAFLRQETHVQANLNQSLSALAQLVSQMGFSLTVGDSE, encoded by the coding sequence ATGTTGAAGCTTAGTGCTGATATTCTCAATTGGCCTAAGGTCCCTGTCGCCCAAGTTTATGGCCGTCTTACTCGAGTAAATGGCCTGTTACTCGAGGCTGTCGGCTGCCAGCTGGGCACTGGCGACCGTTGCCATATTGAGTGCCGCGACAATCACCTAGTCGAAGCCGAAGTGGTCGGTTTTTACAAAGATACCCTGTGCCTAATGCCGATTGAGCCAACCAGTGGCCTAATGCCTGGTGCACGTGTTATGCCAATTGAGGGCCGCTATCAAATTCCCACAGGGCCAGGCTTACTTGGCAGAGTGTTAGACGGCTTGGGACAACCGCTTGATGATCTAGGCTGCATAAAACATATCCCTCAAGTGCCGTTGCAATTCAAAACCACTAACCCTTTAAAGCGTACCCCGATTCGGCAACCATTGGATGTTGGGATCCGCGCAATTAATGCCTTGCTACCTGTTGGCCGTGGTCAGCGTTTAGGGCTATTTGCAGGTTCAGGCGTGGGTAAAAGTGTCCTATTAGGCATGATGACCCGTTTTACTGAGGCCGATATTGTGGTCGTCGGGCTTATTGGCGAACGAGGCCGAGAAGTCAGGGAGTTTATCGAGGAGTCGCTGGGCGAAGAGGGGCGTAAACGTGCCGTGGTCGTCGCTGCGCCTGCTGATACCACGCCTTTAATGCGCATGCGTGCTATGCGTTTGTGTCACCATATTGCTGCTGGTTATCGCGATCAGGGCAAGCACGTACTAATGTTGGTGGATTCATTAACGCGTTACGCCCAAGCCCAACGTGAAATAGCCCTAAGCTTAGGCGAACCACCCGCGACGAAAGGCTATCCGCCATCGGCCTTCGCGCAGCTGCCTAGTCTCGTTGAAATGGCTGGTAATAGTCAGCATCCAACCGGCACATTAACCGCATTCTATACCGTGTTAACCGAAGGCGATGACCAACAAGATCCGATTGCCGATGCCGCTCGCGCCATTTTAGATGGTCATATAGTGCTAAATCGCAAGCTGGCTGAGCAGGGTCATTTCCCAGCGATTGATATCGGTGCATCCGTCAGTCGCTTAGCGACACAAGTTGCTCAGCCTAACACCTTAAAGCAGGGACAGTGGTTTCGTCATCTCAACGGGCGCTATAACGAAGTTAAAGATCTGCTGCCATTAGGTGGTTATCAAGCAGGCAACGATGCAGAGATGGACATGGCTGTCAGTGCTTACCCTCAAATGGCGGCATTCCTGCGCCAAGAGACCCATGTTCAAGCCAATTTAAACCAGAGTCTTAGCGCATTGGCACAGTTGGTAAGTCAAATGGGCTTCTCTTTAACAGTTGGAGATAGTGAATGA
- the fliH gene encoding flagellar assembly protein FliH, giving the protein MTHTLNKADPRWRLIGQNARRHRFSPLVAESDGNTETASWQDFQQAFDKGYNEGVQKGHQAGFSSGEEEGQQTGYAAGFNQGRIEGQQKGKDNIDEQLNSILTPISALQSVLEEGHSQQILQQQSLILDLVRRVSLQVIRCELTLQPQQILALIEETLAALPDDPSKVKIHLEPSAVDKLKELAADKIQSWSLVPDASISAGGCRIVSETSDADASVETRLDRCMAQVETHLQEQPATQEPQLHEADVEA; this is encoded by the coding sequence TCGGCCAAAACGCACGCCGACATCGCTTTTCACCTCTGGTTGCAGAGAGTGATGGCAACACTGAAACTGCCAGCTGGCAAGATTTTCAACAGGCTTTCGATAAAGGCTACAACGAAGGTGTACAAAAAGGCCATCAAGCAGGCTTTAGCTCCGGCGAAGAGGAGGGGCAACAAACTGGTTATGCCGCGGGTTTCAATCAAGGTCGAATTGAGGGACAGCAAAAAGGTAAAGACAATATTGATGAGCAGCTCAATAGTATTCTCACCCCCATAAGTGCGCTGCAATCAGTCCTTGAAGAGGGACACAGTCAACAAATTTTGCAGCAACAGTCGTTAATATTAGATCTCGTCAGACGGGTGTCTTTGCAGGTGATCCGTTGTGAATTAACCCTGCAACCGCAGCAAATCTTAGCCTTAATTGAAGAGACACTCGCCGCGCTGCCGGATGACCCAAGCAAGGTCAAAATACACCTTGAACCAAGTGCTGTCGACAAACTAAAAGAGTTAGCCGCAGACAAGATCCAATCGTGGAGCCTAGTCCCTGATGCTAGCATTAGTGCTGGCGGTTGCCGTATCGTTAGTGAAACTTCCGATGCTGACGCATCAGTAGAGACACGCCTCGACCGCTGCATGGCTCAAGTGGAAACTCACTTGCAAGAGCAACCAGCCACTCAAGAGCCACAATTACACGAGGCAGATGTTGAAGCTTAG